One Misgurnus anguillicaudatus chromosome 19, ASM2758022v2, whole genome shotgun sequence genomic region harbors:
- the LOC141350862 gene encoding junctional adhesion molecule-like produces MHVLYCIFISALLMIADGFTVKGPSGPLVVPLGGSVVLPCSVDSLLPLDDLEVDWKRPDTETLVHLYEGGDIRPEAQHQDYHDRAHFFTEDIKHGNFSLLLNNLTAEDEGQYTCKVHTGQESNETVVEIKHVERLIVSGSNKSISVYAGEDVTLSCSVDSHIKPEEIEEVSWKKRDKGEPITVLLYQSNETQSESSDEQYRDRVEFFTDEIHRGNFSLRLKRVRTEDKGVYICQVFTGRLSANTTVILERLGESNKE; encoded by the exons ATGCACGtgctttactgtatttttatttcagCACTGCTGATGATCGCTGATG GGTTTACAGTGAAGGGTCCTTCAGGTCCTCTGGTTGTTCCTCTGGGAGGTTCAGTGGTTCTGCCCTGTTCTGTTGATTCACTCTTACCCCTGGATGATCTGGAGGTGGATTGGAAAAGACCTGATACAGAGACTCTTGTTCATCTGTATGAAGGTGGAGATATTAGACCAGAGGCTCAACATCAGGATTATCATGATAGAGCTCATTTCTTCACTGAAGACATTAAACATGGAAACTTCTCCCTCCTGTTGAACAATCTGACAGCTGAAGATGAGGGACAATATACATGTAAAGTTCACACTGGACAAGAGTCTAATGAAACTGTGGTGGAAATTAAACATGTTG AGCGTTTGATTGTGTCAGGATCAAATAAGTCCATATCTGTGTATGCGGGTGAGGACGTAACACTGAGCTGCTCTGTGGACTCTCACATCAAACCTGAAGAGATTGAAGAGGTTTCATGGAAGAAAAGAGATAAAGGCGAACCCATCACAGTTCTGCTCTATCAAAGCAATGAAACTCAATCAGAATCATCAGATGAACAATACAGAGACAGAGTTGAGTTCTTCACTGATGAAATCCACAGAGGAAACTTCTCTCTCAGACTGAAGAGAGTCAGAACTGAAGATAAAGGAGTTTACATCTGTCAAGTGTTTACTGGACGACTTTCAGCAAACACAACTGTGATACTGGAGAGACTGGGTGAGAGTAACAAAGAATGa